The Hymenobacter sp. DG01 genome has a segment encoding these proteins:
- a CDS encoding SDR family oxidoreductase has protein sequence MANTPTSQRLQNQVALVTGGSSGIGTGVAKAMAAEGATVIVNYAHGADDAKAVVADIEKAGGKAVAIKADVSKEDEVQAMFNQIREQFQTLHILVNNSGIQQDATFLEMTLEQWQKVIDVNLTGQFLCAREAAREFVRRGPQPEISKATGKIICMSSVHEVIPWAGHVNYATSKGGIMQLMKSMAQELAPHKIRVNSIGPGAIKTPINNEAWETPEAAEKLLTLIPYGRIGETEDIGKVAVWLASDEADYVTGTTIFADGGMTLYPGFADNG, from the coding sequence ATGGCAAACACTCCCACTTCGCAGCGTCTTCAAAATCAGGTAGCCCTTGTTACGGGGGGCAGCTCCGGCATCGGAACGGGGGTAGCCAAAGCTATGGCGGCCGAAGGTGCCACGGTCATCGTCAACTACGCGCACGGTGCCGACGACGCCAAGGCCGTGGTGGCTGACATTGAAAAGGCCGGCGGCAAGGCCGTGGCTATCAAGGCCGACGTTAGCAAGGAAGATGAAGTGCAGGCTATGTTCAACCAGATTCGGGAGCAGTTTCAGACCCTGCACATCCTGGTCAACAACTCCGGCATTCAGCAGGATGCCACCTTCCTGGAAATGACCCTGGAGCAGTGGCAAAAGGTGATTGATGTAAACCTGACCGGGCAGTTTCTGTGCGCCCGAGAGGCCGCCCGCGAGTTTGTGCGCCGGGGCCCGCAGCCGGAAATATCGAAGGCCACTGGCAAAATCATCTGCATGAGCTCCGTGCACGAGGTAATTCCGTGGGCCGGTCACGTCAACTACGCCACCAGCAAAGGCGGCATCATGCAGTTGATGAAAAGCATGGCCCAGGAGTTGGCTCCGCACAAAATCCGGGTGAACAGCATCGGGCCCGGTGCCATTAAAACCCCCATCAATAACGAAGCCTGGGAAACCCCCGAAGCGGCCGAGAAGCTGCTGACTCTGATTCCGTACGGCCGCATCGGCGAAACCGAGGACATCGGGAAGGTGGCTGTGTGGCTGGCTTCTGATGAGGCCGACTACGTGACCGGCACTACTATCTTCGCCGACGGTGGCATGACCCTGTACCCCGGCTTCGCCGACAATGGCTGA
- a CDS encoding phenylacetate--CoA ligase, whose translation MLFNPEMERLPLPQLRALQNARLKEQVQYVYQRVPFYRQKFDDLGINPSTFKGLEDLGKLGFTKKADFRDNYPFGLFAVPQPEVARLHCSSGTTGKATVVGYMAEDLNTFAELVARSLAAAGCRPGMKLQNAYGYGLFTGGLGIHYGAEKLGLTVIPVSGGSTDRQLQLLQDFQPEVLCATPSYAQVLAEELKRRNIPLTALNLQYAVLGAEPWSEAIRGQVQQGLGVRATNIYGLSEIMGPGVSQEDADERGTGSYIWEDHFYPEIVCQETGEPVAEGEYGVLVLTTLTKKAMPILRYWTGDITNLTYEHSHKRTHVKMGPIRGRADDMLIIRGVNFFPTQVEDIISSMEQVSPYYQVVASRRGSLDEVEVNVEIDEVLMRELGLEALTDEVVQQHDCLRTLKGAFAKKIKDNIGLSMKVTLMGFGQLPRSEGGKLSRVKDLRNL comes from the coding sequence ATGCTGTTCAACCCTGAAATGGAGCGCCTGCCGTTGCCGCAGCTGCGGGCTCTCCAAAACGCCCGCCTGAAGGAGCAGGTGCAGTATGTGTACCAGCGCGTTCCGTTTTACCGGCAGAAGTTCGACGACTTAGGCATCAACCCGAGTACCTTCAAAGGCTTGGAAGACCTGGGCAAGCTGGGCTTCACCAAGAAGGCAGACTTCCGCGACAACTACCCTTTCGGGCTGTTTGCGGTGCCCCAGCCTGAGGTAGCGCGCCTGCACTGCTCCAGCGGCACCACGGGCAAGGCCACCGTGGTGGGCTACATGGCTGAGGACTTGAACACTTTCGCGGAGCTGGTGGCCCGCTCCCTGGCTGCGGCGGGCTGCCGGCCGGGCATGAAACTCCAGAACGCCTACGGCTACGGCCTATTCACGGGCGGCCTGGGCATTCACTACGGAGCCGAAAAGCTGGGCCTGACGGTTATCCCGGTTTCGGGGGGTAGCACCGACCGGCAGCTGCAGCTCCTGCAGGATTTCCAGCCGGAAGTGCTGTGCGCTACCCCCTCCTACGCCCAGGTACTGGCCGAGGAGCTGAAGCGGCGCAACATTCCGCTGACCGCCCTCAACCTGCAGTACGCCGTGCTGGGCGCCGAGCCCTGGAGCGAGGCCATTCGGGGGCAGGTGCAGCAGGGTCTGGGCGTGCGGGCCACCAACATCTACGGCCTCAGCGAGATTATGGGCCCCGGCGTGTCGCAGGAAGATGCCGACGAGCGCGGCACGGGCAGCTACATCTGGGAAGACCACTTCTACCCCGAAATCGTCTGCCAGGAAACCGGCGAGCCGGTGGCCGAGGGCGAGTACGGGGTGCTGGTGCTGACTACCCTCACCAAGAAGGCCATGCCCATTCTGCGCTACTGGACCGGCGACATTACCAACCTCACCTACGAACATTCCCACAAGCGCACTCACGTAAAAATGGGCCCCATCCGTGGCCGCGCCGACGATATGCTCATCATTCGGGGTGTCAACTTCTTCCCAACCCAGGTCGAGGACATCATCAGCAGTATGGAGCAGGTGAGCCCCTATTACCAGGTTGTAGCCTCGCGCCGGGGTAGCCTCGATGAGGTGGAAGTGAACGTGGAAATAGACGAGGTGCTGATGCGGGAGCTAGGCCTGGAGGCCCTGACCGATGAGGTGGTGCAACAGCACGACTGCCTCCGGACGCTGAAGGGCGCGTTTGCCAAGAAAATCAAGGACAACATTGGGCTCAGTATGAAGGTCACGCTGATGGGCTTTGGGCAGCTGCCGCGCAGCGAAGGCGGCAAGTTGAGTCGGGTCAAAGATTTGCGCAATCTTTAG
- a CDS encoding PD-(D/E)XK nuclease-like domain-containing protein produces the protein MTDSSTTPPARPDLLRIPYDDYRALPAIANSDLSRLRDALNGRAPRPHTSVGGALGLGTAFHTALLEPNLYEPGQPGINDTLIWWMVDGVKLNPEVNDLLEVGIPEPSCIFTEPVTNTLCKLRADLVVDQPGQPYTIVDFKTTMARDHNHFVEQCTQYDYDRQAAFYADALHADRFLLIGVQKVEPFKVFVYEVPPLLRNEGRAKYLRLLKLLQPETPVPLSVVQAVREVRDALNGVE, from the coding sequence GTGACTGATTCCTCTACCACCCCGCCCGCCCGCCCTGATCTGCTGCGCATCCCCTACGATGACTACCGCGCCCTGCCGGCCATTGCCAACTCCGACCTCTCGCGCCTGCGCGACGCGCTTAATGGCCGCGCCCCTCGCCCGCATACCAGCGTAGGTGGCGCCCTGGGCCTGGGCACAGCCTTCCATACGGCCCTGCTGGAGCCCAACCTCTACGAGCCCGGCCAGCCCGGCATCAACGACACCCTGATCTGGTGGATGGTGGATGGCGTAAAGCTCAACCCTGAAGTAAATGACCTGCTGGAGGTAGGCATTCCTGAGCCCAGCTGCATCTTCACCGAGCCCGTTACGAACACCCTCTGCAAGCTCCGCGCCGACCTGGTGGTGGATCAGCCCGGGCAGCCCTACACCATCGTGGACTTCAAAACCACCATGGCCCGCGACCATAACCATTTCGTGGAGCAGTGCACTCAGTACGACTACGACCGGCAGGCCGCGTTCTATGCCGATGCCCTGCACGCCGACCGTTTCCTGCTGATTGGAGTGCAGAAGGTGGAACCCTTCAAAGTATTTGTGTACGAGGTGCCGCCCCTGCTGCGCAACGAGGGCCGCGCCAAATACCTGCGCCTGCTCAAGCTGCTACAGCCCGAAACACCGGTACCCCTCTCGGTGGTGCAAGCCGTGCGCGAAGTCCGCGACGCCCTGAACGGCGTAGAGTAG
- a CDS encoding glucosidase, giving the protein MTQEHQRQQQAREGEANWHRFGPYVSERQWGTVREDYSADSQPWTYLTHDMARSKAYRWGEDAIGGVSDEQQQLCLAPAFWNGHDPIIKERLFGLSGPEGNHGEDVKELYYYLDNTPTHSYMRMLYKYPQHAYPYAWLVQENARRSRRQPEFELLDTCIFHENRYFDIFLEYAKASPDDVLLQITVHNRGPQPAPLHVLPHLWFRNTWAWGYDAYKPGLRATEAGHIQVEHQHLPPLQLYCDQAEGHSPDLLFCDNETNTQRLYGTPNASPYCKDGINDYLVHGHQAALNPARQGTRAAAHYQLTIPAQQSRVLRLRLAAPGLPTPFADFASLLQLRKKEADEFYEHLQADLTNPDARSVQRQALAGMLWSKQFYYYDVAEWLKGDPASVRPPVARRHNRNHAWSHLNNADIISMPDKWEYPWYAAWDLAFHCIPLALVDGHFAKKQLQLLCQDWYMHPNGQLPAYEWNFSDVNPPVHAWATWRVYKLDRKQHNGQGDTAFLESVFHRLLLNFTWWVNRKDRNNRNIFEGGFLGLDNIGMFDRSAPLPDGAYIEQADGTAWMAMFALNMMRIALELAKTNPVYQDMASKFFEHFLYIAQAMTNLADEQIDMWDEHDGFYYDVLNTPEHGRLPLRVRSMVGLIPLFAVEVLDEDTLQQMPRFVYRLNWFLDHRPELAAMVSRWQEPGRGQSHLLSLLRGHRMKLLLGRALNEAEFLSDYGVRALSRYHLAHPYVFEHADGSKEVVDYQPAESTTSLFGGNSNWRGPVWMPMNFLLVEALQRFYHYYGPEFKVEYPTGSGQYSTLLEISQALTERLTRLFLRDENGRRPCFGLNQQLQTDPHFRDYLLFHEYFHGDTGQGLGASHQTGWTGLIAKLLQPRPNG; this is encoded by the coding sequence ATGACTCAGGAACACCAACGGCAGCAGCAGGCCCGGGAAGGCGAAGCCAACTGGCACCGCTTCGGGCCCTACGTATCGGAGCGGCAGTGGGGCACAGTGCGCGAGGATTATTCAGCTGACAGCCAGCCCTGGACCTACCTCACCCACGACATGGCCCGCAGCAAGGCTTACCGCTGGGGCGAAGATGCCATTGGGGGCGTTTCGGATGAGCAGCAGCAGCTGTGTCTGGCGCCGGCTTTCTGGAACGGGCACGACCCCATCATCAAGGAGCGGCTGTTTGGGCTGAGCGGCCCTGAGGGCAACCACGGCGAGGATGTGAAGGAGCTGTACTACTACCTCGATAATACCCCCACGCACTCCTACATGCGCATGCTGTACAAGTATCCGCAGCATGCCTACCCCTATGCGTGGCTGGTACAGGAGAATGCGCGCCGCAGCCGCCGCCAACCCGAGTTTGAGCTGCTGGATACCTGCATATTCCACGAAAACCGCTACTTCGATATCTTTCTGGAGTACGCCAAGGCCAGCCCCGACGATGTGCTGCTGCAGATAACCGTGCACAACCGCGGGCCGCAGCCGGCTCCGTTGCACGTGCTACCCCACCTCTGGTTCCGCAACACCTGGGCCTGGGGCTACGATGCCTACAAGCCGGGGCTCCGGGCCACCGAAGCGGGGCACATTCAGGTAGAGCACCAGCACCTGCCGCCCCTGCAGCTGTACTGCGACCAGGCGGAAGGCCACAGCCCCGACCTGCTTTTCTGCGACAACGAAACCAACACCCAGCGCCTGTACGGCACCCCTAACGCCAGCCCCTACTGCAAAGACGGCATCAACGACTACCTGGTGCACGGCCACCAGGCAGCCCTCAATCCGGCCCGCCAGGGCACCCGTGCCGCCGCCCACTACCAGCTGACTATTCCGGCCCAGCAGAGCCGGGTGCTGCGCCTGCGCCTGGCCGCGCCCGGTCTGCCTACCCCTTTTGCCGATTTTGCCAGCTTGCTTCAGCTGCGTAAAAAAGAGGCCGATGAGTTCTATGAACACCTGCAGGCCGACCTGACCAACCCCGATGCCCGTAGCGTGCAGCGCCAGGCCCTGGCCGGCATGCTCTGGAGCAAGCAGTTCTACTATTATGATGTGGCTGAGTGGCTGAAAGGCGACCCGGCTTCGGTGCGCCCACCGGTCGCCCGCCGGCACAACCGCAACCACGCCTGGAGCCACCTCAACAACGCCGACATCATCTCCATGCCCGACAAGTGGGAGTACCCCTGGTACGCGGCCTGGGACCTGGCCTTCCACTGCATTCCGCTGGCGCTGGTAGATGGGCACTTCGCCAAAAAGCAGCTGCAGCTGCTGTGCCAGGATTGGTACATGCACCCCAACGGACAGCTGCCGGCCTACGAGTGGAACTTCTCCGACGTAAACCCGCCCGTGCACGCCTGGGCCACCTGGCGCGTGTATAAACTGGACCGCAAGCAGCACAACGGCCAGGGCGACACGGCCTTTCTGGAAAGCGTGTTTCACCGCCTGCTGCTCAATTTTACCTGGTGGGTAAACCGCAAGGACCGCAATAACCGCAACATCTTCGAGGGGGGCTTTCTGGGGCTCGATAACATTGGTATGTTCGATAGAAGCGCCCCGCTGCCCGATGGGGCCTACATTGAACAGGCCGACGGCACGGCCTGGATGGCCATGTTTGCCCTGAACATGATGCGTATAGCCCTGGAACTGGCCAAAACCAACCCTGTGTACCAGGATATGGCCAGTAAGTTCTTCGAGCACTTCCTCTACATCGCCCAGGCCATGACCAATCTGGCCGACGAGCAGATAGATATGTGGGACGAGCACGACGGCTTTTACTACGACGTGCTGAACACCCCGGAGCACGGCCGCCTACCCCTGCGCGTCCGCTCAATGGTAGGGCTGATTCCATTGTTTGCCGTAGAGGTGCTCGACGAGGATACGCTCCAGCAGATGCCCCGCTTTGTGTACCGCCTGAACTGGTTTCTGGACCACCGCCCCGAGCTGGCCGCCATGGTTTCGCGGTGGCAGGAGCCGGGCCGGGGCCAGAGCCACCTGCTGTCCTTGCTGCGCGGGCACCGCATGAAGCTGCTGCTGGGCCGCGCCCTCAACGAAGCCGAGTTTCTCTCCGACTACGGGGTGCGGGCATTGTCGCGGTATCACCTAGCGCATCCTTATGTGTTCGAGCACGCCGATGGCAGCAAGGAAGTGGTTGATTACCAGCCTGCCGAATCGACAACCTCCCTGTTTGGGGGCAACAGCAACTGGCGCGGCCCCGTCTGGATGCCCATGAACTTTCTGCTGGTGGAGGCGCTGCAGCGTTTCTACCATTACTACGGCCCCGAATTCAAGGTGGAATACCCCACCGGCTCCGGCCAATACAGCACGCTACTGGAAATATCCCAGGCCCTGACTGAGCGCCTTACCCGGCTGTTTCTGCGCGATGAAAACGGCCGCCGCCCCTGCTTCGGCCTGAACCAGCAGCTCCAGACCGACCCCCATTTTCGGGACTATCTGCTCTTTCATGAGTATTTCCACGGCGACACCGGGCAGGGCCTGGGCGCCAGCCACCAAACCGGCTGGACCGGTCTCATTGCCAAGCTGCTCCAGCCCCGCCCAAACGGGTAA
- the asnA gene encoding aspartate--ammonia ligase, with translation MTAQELLKTEEAISFVKETFAKELSTRLQLSKVSSPIAVLDGTGINDDLNGIERPVGFPVKALDERRAVVVHSLAKWKRVRLQELGIEAGRGLLTDMRALRPDEDYSPIHSIYVDQWDWEKHITPEQRTPAFLKATVERIYEALKTTEARVSAEYPEITPVLPGKITFLHAEDLLRQYPTLTPKEREHEVTRQYGAVFLMGIGHELSHGEPHDGRAPDYDDWSTETEDGYRGLNGDILLWHPVLETSFEVSSMGIRVDKQALVRQLALRGCQDRQELSFHARLLKDELPQSIGGGIGQSRVCMFMLRKAHIGQVQVSIWPEAVRAELAGTGVGLL, from the coding sequence ATGACCGCGCAGGAATTACTGAAAACGGAGGAAGCTATCAGCTTCGTAAAAGAAACCTTTGCCAAAGAGCTCAGCACCCGGCTGCAGCTTAGCAAGGTGTCGTCGCCGATTGCGGTGCTGGACGGCACGGGCATCAACGATGACCTGAACGGCATTGAGCGCCCGGTTGGCTTCCCGGTTAAGGCCCTGGACGAGCGCCGCGCGGTGGTGGTGCACTCCCTGGCTAAATGGAAGCGGGTGCGCCTGCAGGAGCTGGGCATTGAGGCCGGCCGCGGGCTGCTGACCGACATGCGCGCCCTGCGCCCCGACGAAGACTATTCGCCCATTCACTCTATCTACGTGGACCAGTGGGACTGGGAAAAGCACATCACCCCCGAGCAGCGCACTCCCGCGTTTCTGAAAGCCACCGTAGAGCGCATTTACGAAGCCCTGAAAACCACCGAGGCCCGCGTCAGTGCCGAGTACCCGGAAATTACGCCTGTGCTGCCCGGAAAAATCACCTTCCTGCACGCCGAGGACCTGCTGCGGCAGTACCCAACCCTCACGCCGAAGGAGCGCGAGCATGAGGTGACCAGACAGTACGGCGCCGTGTTCCTGATGGGCATCGGCCACGAGCTCAGCCACGGCGAGCCCCACGACGGCCGCGCCCCCGACTACGACGACTGGAGCACCGAAACGGAGGACGGGTACCGCGGCCTCAACGGTGATATTCTGCTCTGGCACCCGGTGCTGGAAACTTCCTTCGAGGTGTCATCAATGGGTATTCGGGTGGATAAGCAGGCCCTGGTGCGCCAGCTGGCCCTGCGCGGTTGCCAGGACCGGCAGGAGCTGTCGTTCCATGCGCGCCTGCTCAAGGATGAGCTGCCCCAGAGCATTGGCGGCGGCATTGGCCAGAGCCGGGTATGCATGTTTATGCTGCGCAAAGCACACATTGGGCAGGTGCAGGTGAGCATCTGGCCGGAAGCCGTGCGGGCCGAGCTGGCGGGCACGGGCGTGGGCCTGCTGTAA
- a CDS encoding NAD(P)/FAD-dependent oxidoreductase, with protein sequence MSEPDILIIGGGAAGLLAARTLARAGRRVLLLEARNRLGGRIDTSPEGGFSQPVEGGAEFLHGDVPLTRQLLAEAGIVCHDTAGTTYEVEAGRARPAESFFDDMPLLLEKLRELPHDVVLNSFLARYFPEPEHRTMREQVRRFAEGYDAADASRASTFALRDEWSGNGAEDSPRPEGGYGRLVEWLAQDAQAAGVTVQLNTQVTELHWQPGQVRVRCADGQVLQASQVLLTVPLGVLQAQPGEAGYLHLKPDLPQHREAARALGFGPVIKVLLEFDAPIWEQAAPQLAQPLPNLDFLFSDAAIPTWWSQFPDPRPILTGWLAGPAAHRRRHAPDAELLAEALDSVAYLLDTTPEFLREHLRAHRIVNWAADPLARGAYSYSALHATAHRAALATPVAGTLFIAGEGVYQGPYIGTVEAALVSGATAARQLLHEPTPRPPVTG encoded by the coding sequence GCTGGAGGCTCGCAACCGCCTCGGTGGTCGCATTGACACCTCCCCGGAGGGTGGTTTTTCGCAGCCGGTGGAAGGCGGAGCCGAGTTCCTGCACGGCGACGTACCACTCACCCGCCAGCTGCTGGCGGAAGCCGGCATTGTCTGCCACGATACGGCCGGCACTACCTACGAGGTGGAAGCGGGCCGCGCCCGGCCAGCCGAATCCTTCTTCGACGACATGCCCCTGCTGCTGGAGAAGCTGCGCGAGCTTCCGCACGATGTGGTTCTGAACTCCTTTCTGGCCCGCTACTTCCCCGAGCCGGAGCATCGCACCATGCGCGAGCAGGTACGGCGCTTCGCCGAGGGTTACGACGCGGCCGATGCAAGCCGGGCCAGCACATTTGCCCTGCGCGACGAGTGGAGCGGCAACGGAGCCGAGGACTCGCCGCGCCCTGAGGGCGGCTACGGCCGCCTGGTGGAGTGGCTGGCTCAGGATGCGCAAGCCGCCGGGGTTACCGTGCAGCTGAACACCCAGGTAACCGAGCTTCACTGGCAGCCGGGTCAGGTGCGCGTGCGGTGCGCCGATGGGCAGGTGCTGCAGGCTTCGCAGGTGCTACTGACCGTGCCGCTGGGCGTGCTGCAGGCCCAGCCCGGAGAGGCAGGGTACCTCCACCTGAAACCCGACCTACCCCAGCACCGGGAGGCGGCCCGGGCCCTGGGCTTCGGCCCCGTTATTAAGGTTTTGCTGGAGTTTGATGCCCCCATCTGGGAGCAGGCGGCTCCGCAGCTTGCCCAACCCCTACCCAACCTGGACTTTCTGTTCTCTGATGCGGCCATCCCTACCTGGTGGAGCCAGTTCCCGGACCCGCGCCCTATCCTGACGGGGTGGCTGGCGGGCCCGGCGGCCCACCGGCGCCGCCACGCCCCCGACGCGGAGCTGCTGGCCGAGGCCCTGGACTCCGTGGCCTACCTGCTGGACACTACCCCCGAATTCCTGCGGGAGCACCTGCGGGCCCACCGCATCGTGAACTGGGCTGCCGATCCGCTGGCGCGCGGGGCCTACTCCTACTCGGCTCTGCACGCCACGGCTCACCGCGCGGCCTTGGCTACGCCCGTGGCCGGCACCCTTTTTATAGCCGGCGAAGGGGTGTATCAGGGGCCGTACATTGGCACGGTAGAAGCGGCCCTGGTTAGTGGGGCCACGGCGGCGCGGCAGCTCCTGCACGAGCCTACCCCACGCCCTCCGGTTACCGGTTAA